DNA sequence from the Fuscovulum ytuae genome:
ACCGATGTCGCAATGGCCGCCAAGTTCCACCGGACCTGCCAAGGTCACCTGATGGAAAATGAGGCAGTTCGGGCCGATCCGGGACGCGGGATGTATAATGATCCCGGTGGGGTGGGGCAGCACAAGGCCACCTTCGATATGGCAGTTGAGATGAATTTCGGACTGGGTGACGAGGGACCAGAACCAGTGGTTTGCGACCCAGAATTTCGATAAAAGCAAGGCGAGTGGCGTCCCGCGCTTTTTCGCCGCCTGATATCTTCGAACCGCGCGCAAGAGTTTGCGGCCCGGGTCCCAGAAGCGGTGAATGCGCTCTCTGTTCCAGTCAGGCTTTGTCGCTGAGACGGCATGAGAGAAATTTGCGGGGTCCATTTTGTGTCTGTTATCAGGGGGTGTTGCCCGACAAAGCCAGTTCGGAAGGCTTACCTGTCAATTCTAGACACATTTTGTCTAGCCGTGCTAGAAGCTCTTCCTGCCGTTGCAGGAGCACACGCCGGTCAGACAAGGTATGGCGATCATCCTGGTCAGCCTTCGAGATTAAATGGGCCACGATCTCAATCTTGACCCGTTCCTTAAATCGTCCTTTTGTGCCTTGCACTTGATCTGGTAATGGAAGGCCCTTCCAGGGATCAAAAGATACGCCGAGAGCAGAGCAAAAATCCGTCCACTTGAAAGCATGTGTCCGCCCTTCATTGGAGAGGCTTGTAGCAGAAATTGGGCGCCACGGAATTCCATAAGCGTCCGCAAAGATTGCCCCATGCATACTTTCACACCAGACCCGTGAACATAGTGTAAGTTCCGCTATGAAACGCTCGACAGGTAACTTCGGCGAAATCACCCGCCAGCCAAGTTTATTAGCAACTTTTTGCCACGCAGCCTCAGATGCCGTGAAATAAGGAACGATTCCGACCGGGTCAGATTGGATGGCCGTGGCTGGGTGAAGTCGCGGAGCAAGAATGGCTGGATCTGCAACGGCAGCATCAGTGGCGAGGCCCGCGGCATATGCCGTCAAGTGACCACGAACACAATACACTTTCCACTCTGATGAATTCATGTTGGGCAAAGAATAGGGTCTGCGAGCGCCACTGCCAAAGACAGCGCAGCCTGTTATTGACGCATCGTGAACTTGGGAAAAGATATCCTGAGAAAGTATTGAGCCGACGCCGAAGAGCAGAATGTTCCCATCATGTTGCAGCCGATCCCCAAGCGCACGAGAGAACAGCCATTCGCTAAAGTCGTCACCAACATTCCGGTTGGGGGCTTTAAATGAAACTAACCTAAACGGCATTCTTATCCCTTTTGTTCGCGGTAAAGATGGGGCTTCACTTCTAGACGAGAATCCCACGCTGAGACAGGAGGTTGTGCAATGTTGCCGAGATAAGATCTGGGTGGATCTGCGCGCCGAAAAAACGACAGCTTTCGACAAGTGAGTGGTAGGTTTGGGGCGTCATGTCCCTTGCGACACGCAGAGCGGCTGTCAAACCATCATGCTTTTGGGCGTCATAGATAAGTGGTAAGCATTCTTTAGGAACAGAATCGTACATTCCACCTAGGTTTGGCGCAATGACGGGGACCCCGAAGCCCATGGCAAGCGCAACCGCCCCCGATGTCAGGCTTTGCCTGTAAGGTAGGACAAGGAAATCTGTGTTTGCGAAAAGTTTCGGGACTGCCTCATCTGGTATGAAGCCAAGATGCAATTCGAGACGAAGGTTCTTTTTATAGATATCAATCGGCAGGATAACATCAGGACTCGGTTTACCTGCGATGGTCAGCATATCAAAGCTGTTAGTACCAAGTGTGTCTAGCGATTCGGCTAGTCCCTGATAATCTTTGTAAGCTTTTATATGCCCGAAACAAAGGAGTCTGCGGCGGGTTGTCTTCTCGGCCCCTGACGGGTCTATCTGAACATCCTGATACAGCGGTGCGTAGCTCGGGTGCTTGACGACAATAATGCGCTGAGCATCTACTCCAAACTCTTTGATAACCACGTTCTTAGCCGCCTCGGAATGGACATGGACAAAATCTGCCATTTGTCGCAACATTTTGCGAATATCTTGGATACGGCGAAGGTCCGGATCACTCAGGTGAAGTCCGTCGTCATGAACGGTCCAAACCAACTTGCCACCCTTGGCCGACCAGCGATCGAGACTCTGCATATAGCTGCGATAGCTCGCCTCCAACTCTTTGGTGGAGGTGCGACCCCAGCTGAAACTTGCTTCGGAATGGATCCACAACAAACGACCCTGTGCGGGCAGACGGGTGAAAGCGTCAAGTTCCCGAATATCGGACATTGGATAGGGTTTGTCTCTATTAGAGAACTGCCTGTAAAGCATTTCGGAATATGGGTTTTCATGGATCCAGACGTGAACACCGAGACGTGGGCGCCGGACGAGGATATCGGTGCGGCGTCGCAGCATGCCAAGATGAGCGCGGAGGTTTGCGCCCATCATTGAGTATACCTCTTTTCCAACATGCCGATGATCGCGTC
Encoded proteins:
- a CDS encoding serine O-acetyltransferase yields the protein MLLSKFWVANHWFWSLVTQSEIHLNCHIEGGLVLPHPTGIIIHPASRIGPNCLIFHQVTLAGPVELGGHCDIGAGAKIIGAVKLGHHVQVGANAVVTRDVPDHGVVAGIPARQITKSHPDSQSGTAT
- a CDS encoding glycosyltransferase family 4 protein; translated protein: MMGANLRAHLGMLRRRTDILVRRPRLGVHVWIHENPYSEMLYRQFSNRDKPYPMSDIRELDAFTRLPAQGRLLWIHSEASFSWGRTSTKELEASYRSYMQSLDRWSAKGGKLVWTVHDDGLHLSDPDLRRIQDIRKMLRQMADFVHVHSEAAKNVVIKEFGVDAQRIIVVKHPSYAPLYQDVQIDPSGAEKTTRRRLLCFGHIKAYKDYQGLAESLDTLGTNSFDMLTIAGKPSPDVILPIDIYKKNLRLELHLGFIPDEAVPKLFANTDFLVLPYRQSLTSGAVALAMGFGVPVIAPNLGGMYDSVPKECLPLIYDAQKHDGLTAALRVARDMTPQTYHSLVESCRFFGAQIHPDLISATLHNLLSQRGILV